Proteins from a single region of Haloplanus sp. GDY1:
- a CDS encoding J domain-containing protein: protein MDRDRLVLGLAAVFAGVTVVLVVLAFVRQLFLLFLALPFAATTYIMWTHATGRLAERTRRRARRTPPGGFGATAGGASGPFEGSGGRRTAGTASDAGQSRREAYETLGLDPGASDDAVRRAYRTKVKEVHPDTEGGDEEAFKRVNRAYETLTD, encoded by the coding sequence GTGGACCGGGATCGACTCGTGCTCGGCCTGGCGGCGGTGTTCGCCGGCGTCACCGTGGTACTGGTGGTGCTCGCCTTCGTCAGGCAGCTGTTCCTGCTGTTTCTGGCCCTGCCCTTCGCGGCGACGACGTACATCATGTGGACCCACGCGACGGGCCGACTGGCGGAGCGCACCCGGCGACGGGCCCGGCGGACACCCCCCGGCGGCTTCGGCGCGACGGCCGGCGGGGCGTCGGGACCGTTTGAGGGGTCGGGTGGCCGTCGGACCGCCGGTACCGCCTCCGACGCCGGCCAGAGCCGCCGGGAGGCCTACGAGACGCTGGGGCTCGATCCGGGCGCGAGCGACGACGCGGTGCGTCGCGCCTACCGGACGAAGGTCAAGGAGGTCCATCCCGACACCGAGGGCGGCGACGAGGAGGCGTTCAAGCGGGTCAACCGCGCCTACGAGACGCTCACCGACTGA
- a CDS encoding GTPBP1 family GTP-binding protein produces MTADRALLDRALERGEEEGGPIEFKERLSRDVHLVDGRMESLAAQLRHRVLSGDGEATYVVGVTDDGHVAGIEPASFSESMDVLSLLAEEAGAHIEDVETWGVGREDENGLVGVATIREGAILDTDDTHIVVGTAGHVDHGKSTLVGTLVTGQADDGEGGTRSYLDVQPHEVERGLSADLSYAVYGFDGDGPVRMDNPHRKSDRARVVEESDRLVSFVDTVGHEPWLRTTIRGLVGQKLDYGLLTVAADDGPTKTTREHLGILLATELPTMVAITKTDLVGEERVQEVERAVERLLRDVEETPLRIERHGVSAAAEEIGDVVPVLRTSAVAGTGLDALDDLFERLPKTTGGGGDFRMYIDRTYSVTGVGAVASGTVNSGTVEAGDDLLLGPMTDGSFREVEVRSIEMHYHRVDRAEAGRIVGIALKGVAEAEIERGMVLLPADADPTPVREFEAEVVVLNHPTRIGTGYEPVVHLETISEAAVFRPEGGHLLPGDRGTTAIEFKFRPYLIEEGQRFVFREGRSKGVGTVTAVSE; encoded by the coding sequence ATGACCGCCGATCGGGCCCTGCTCGACCGGGCCCTCGAGCGCGGCGAGGAGGAGGGCGGCCCAATCGAGTTCAAGGAGCGTCTCTCCCGGGACGTCCACCTCGTCGATGGGCGGATGGAGAGCCTGGCGGCGCAGTTGCGCCACCGGGTGTTGTCGGGCGACGGCGAGGCCACCTACGTCGTCGGCGTCACGGACGACGGCCACGTGGCCGGCATCGAACCGGCGTCGTTCTCCGAGTCGATGGACGTTCTCTCCCTGCTCGCCGAGGAGGCGGGCGCCCACATCGAGGACGTGGAGACGTGGGGCGTGGGTCGCGAGGACGAGAACGGGCTGGTGGGCGTGGCGACGATCCGCGAGGGGGCCATCCTCGACACCGACGACACCCACATCGTCGTCGGCACCGCCGGTCACGTCGACCACGGCAAGAGCACGCTCGTCGGCACCCTGGTGACGGGACAGGCCGACGACGGCGAGGGCGGCACCCGTTCGTATCTCGACGTCCAGCCCCACGAGGTCGAACGCGGCCTCTCGGCCGACCTCTCGTATGCGGTGTACGGGTTCGACGGCGACGGCCCGGTGCGGATGGACAACCCCCACCGGAAGTCGGACCGTGCCCGCGTCGTCGAGGAGTCGGATCGGCTGGTCTCGTTCGTCGACACGGTGGGTCACGAGCCGTGGCTCCGGACGACCATCCGGGGGCTGGTCGGGCAGAAACTCGACTACGGCCTCCTGACCGTCGCCGCCGACGACGGCCCAACCAAGACCACCCGGGAACACCTCGGCATCCTGCTCGCGACGGAACTGCCGACGATGGTCGCCATCACGAAGACGGACCTCGTGGGCGAGGAGCGCGTCCAGGAGGTCGAACGCGCCGTCGAACGGCTCCTCCGCGACGTCGAGGAGACGCCGCTCCGGATCGAGCGCCACGGGGTGAGCGCCGCCGCCGAGGAGATCGGCGACGTGGTGCCGGTCCTCCGGACCAGCGCCGTCGCGGGTACGGGGCTTGACGCCCTCGACGACCTGTTCGAGCGCCTGCCCAAGACCACCGGCGGCGGCGGCGACTTCCGCATGTACATCGACCGGACGTACTCCGTGACCGGCGTCGGCGCCGTCGCCTCCGGCACCGTCAACTCCGGGACCGTCGAGGCCGGCGACGACCTCCTCCTCGGGCCGATGACCGACGGCTCCTTCCGCGAGGTGGAGGTGCGCTCCATCGAGATGCATTACCACCGGGTCGACCGGGCCGAGGCCGGGCGCATCGTCGGCATCGCGCTCAAGGGGGTCGCCGAGGCCGAGATCGAGCGCGGGATGGTCCTCCTGCCCGCGGACGCCGACCCCACGCCCGTCCGCGAGTTCGAGGCCGAGGTGGTCGTCCTCAACCACCCCACCCGGATCGGGACGGGGTACGAACCCGTCGTCCACCTGGAGACGATCAGCGAGGCGGCCGTCTTCCGACCCGAGGGCGGTCACCTCCTCCCCGGAGACCGCGGGACCACGGCGATCGAGTTCAAGTTCCGCCCCTACCTGATCGAGGAGGGACAGCGGTTCGTCTTCCGCGAGGGGCGAAGCAAGGGCGTCGGCACCGTCACCGCCGTCTCCGAGTAG
- a CDS encoding M48 family metallopeptidase translates to MRRSGQILLALLAVLTLLAYGTLALLTYWALLVLWARRPDPVVTVVLGAALTLALGYASYRLGTARIRYALDADELPRSAAPELHRRVETLADRLGVAPPRLLVAPMPQPNALALGGARDGDVVLARSLFSLLTAAELEAIVAHELAHLKGRDSLVKTLGYSLVRTVTGVVWLLVLPLALLVGGVARALALLRGDDPVQFRRTVRVADAAMTSLVAVCLFALTAVVQAYSRHREYAADDAAARLTGSLALASALEKIDRAATPDGVLSPLLVHGDEEGPVTDLLASHPPMTERIERLRRRRD, encoded by the coding sequence ATGCGACGGTCCGGTCAGATCCTCCTCGCGCTGCTGGCCGTCCTCACCCTCCTCGCCTACGGGACGCTGGCCCTGCTCACCTACTGGGCGCTGCTGGTCCTGTGGGCCCGGCGCCCCGACCCGGTCGTCACCGTCGTCCTCGGGGCCGCCCTGACCCTCGCCCTCGGCTACGCGAGCTATCGGCTGGGGACCGCCCGGATCCGCTACGCCCTCGACGCCGACGAACTGCCGCGGTCGGCGGCGCCGGAACTCCATCGGCGGGTCGAGACCCTCGCGGACCGCCTGGGCGTCGCGCCGCCGCGCCTGCTCGTCGCCCCGATGCCACAGCCCAACGCGCTCGCCCTCGGCGGCGCCCGCGACGGCGACGTGGTGCTCGCCCGGTCGCTGTTCTCGCTGCTGACCGCCGCGGAACTGGAGGCCATCGTCGCCCACGAACTCGCACACCTGAAGGGACGGGACAGCCTGGTCAAGACCCTCGGCTACAGCCTGGTCCGCACGGTCACCGGGGTGGTCTGGCTCCTCGTCCTGCCGCTCGCCTTGCTCGTCGGGGGCGTCGCCCGTGCGCTCGCGCTCCTCCGCGGCGACGACCCCGTGCAGTTCCGCCGCACCGTCCGCGTCGCCGACGCCGCGATGACGAGCCTCGTCGCCGTGTGCCTGTTCGCGCTCACCGCCGTCGTGCAGGCGTACTCGCGACACCGGGAGTACGCGGCCGACGACGCCGCCGCGCGGCTGACGGGGTCCCTGGCGCTGGCGAGCGCGCTGGAGAAGATCGACCGCGCGGCGACCCCCGACGGCGTGCTGTCGCCGCTGCTCGTCCACGGCGACGAGGAAGGACCGGTCACCGACCTGCTGGCGTCGCATCCGCCGATGACCGAGCGGATCGAGCGGCTCCGACGGCGGCGCGACTGA
- the csg gene encoding HVO_2072 family ArtA-dependent S-layer glycoprotein, producing MTDYNQKVRAVVLAALMVFSVFAGTVAFSGTAAAEAANLQNASATDITTSVASTTHTVQVDFELNNSTSDTLEFDYSGVSNVDPQSVSNESLVGASGGASVSSGTVSGSTVSVPIDDTNTDNTNATATLFIDVTVDSQGASSGSGTINIDAANNASASTSTSVALVSPNPGADSRALNADGTGDFNTEDGEGYIFDGATVFQGESDLQLGGALANNELLKTAGDAEGVPLELPDVPQTQETGRYTTTGATGAPGVTVTTPRVTTLEIVNTNGEDIAGGSVGEGDADSGAGELAVVAAWNYEEAEDLEVTVEDDTGLDVTGDVILGGAVADFDVEGGVDVRDGEPTEIQVSSNEVGWDLDLSDQGTGTYTISVAGSDDLGFGEATQSTTITVTGDDDANLEIDEDDVVRGEDVRFEIQGSDAGDRHTVLIESDDFRDGVTGENAQRIFRQVGDTDSVGVVTDNGNTAVPRGTTPSGTIEYAYANVTIDDDTGVGVGQIETQYLDDSDVDVFLYEQGFLVPFDQNGQAAEDNETDDQTLTIEQGDLSIESPGSTYVVGSEVDVNGTASEGIDDVAFFVRRQNDYQLLQIDGQDTITVDADGTFEEEDVILSEGNGPGNNELSQPGTYRLGVIDAGGVGGTIGLGSGEISRLTTSEFNTNTSSQKSLRVLDTELQASFKTVGGQVAVEDNEVNVSGTAFGSQQATVLFVGERGNVALHSVSVDDDNTFDDDDLTVSESIGGSGLAEGEVSGHVLIPGRDDQFGDGSFDAPNVGSTTSFDTFVTELDNDNSGLTGQQVRSRILDATTEEVASDDRMVTTRFRYADAQTTVDTVYPEGMEASGVNPVGVDDTLVAEGGTNLRPDDNSITVELLTQDGDSVALTTTEEWSFDGTWMVSLELEDVQTGSYILEADDSYNTDVVEVEIVQQVQTATPEPTDTPAPTPTDTPAPTPTATPEPTPEPTPEPTPTDTPTPTEGGGPGFGAIVAVIALLAAALLATRRDD from the coding sequence ATGACAGACTATAACCAGAAAGTCCGCGCGGTCGTACTCGCGGCGCTGATGGTGTTCAGCGTGTTCGCTGGCACCGTCGCGTTCTCCGGGACGGCCGCCGCGGAAGCGGCGAACCTTCAGAACGCGTCCGCTACCGACATTACCACTAGTGTCGCTAGCACGACGCATACGGTACAGGTCGACTTCGAACTGAACAACTCCACCAGCGACACGCTGGAGTTCGACTACTCGGGCGTGTCCAACGTCGATCCCCAGTCGGTGAGCAACGAGTCGCTGGTCGGCGCATCGGGTGGTGCGTCCGTCTCGTCGGGCACCGTCTCGGGTAGTACGGTCAGCGTTCCGATCGACGACACAAACACCGACAACACGAACGCCACCGCCACGCTGTTCATCGACGTCACCGTCGACTCCCAGGGTGCGAGTTCGGGGTCCGGAACGATCAACATCGACGCTGCGAACAACGCCAGCGCGAGTACGAGCACCTCGGTCGCTCTCGTCTCGCCCAATCCCGGCGCCGATAGCCGTGCCCTCAACGCCGACGGCACCGGCGACTTCAACACCGAGGACGGCGAAGGGTACATCTTCGACGGCGCGACCGTCTTCCAGGGCGAGTCCGACCTCCAGCTCGGTGGCGCGCTCGCGAACAACGAACTCCTGAAGACGGCCGGCGACGCCGAGGGCGTGCCCCTCGAACTCCCGGACGTCCCGCAGACCCAGGAGACGGGTCGCTACACGACCACCGGCGCCACGGGCGCCCCGGGCGTGACGGTCACGACCCCGCGTGTCACCACGCTGGAGATCGTCAACACGAACGGCGAGGACATCGCCGGCGGCTCGGTCGGTGAAGGCGACGCCGACTCCGGCGCCGGCGAACTCGCCGTCGTCGCTGCCTGGAACTACGAGGAAGCCGAGGACCTCGAAGTCACCGTCGAGGACGACACCGGTCTCGACGTGACCGGTGACGTCATCCTGGGCGGCGCGGTTGCCGACTTCGACGTCGAGGGCGGCGTCGACGTCCGCGACGGTGAACCCACCGAGATCCAGGTCTCGAGCAACGAAGTCGGTTGGGACCTCGACCTCTCGGACCAGGGCACCGGCACGTACACCATCTCGGTCGCCGGCTCGGACGACCTCGGCTTCGGTGAGGCGACCCAGTCGACGACCATCACGGTCACCGGCGACGACGACGCGAACCTCGAGATCGACGAGGACGACGTCGTCCGCGGTGAGGACGTCCGCTTCGAGATTCAGGGCTCCGACGCCGGCGACCGGCACACGGTCCTGATCGAATCCGACGACTTCCGCGACGGCGTCACGGGCGAGAACGCCCAGCGCATCTTCCGTCAGGTCGGTGACACCGACAGCGTCGGTGTCGTCACCGACAACGGCAACACGGCCGTGCCCCGGGGCACCACGCCCAGCGGCACGATCGAGTACGCGTACGCGAACGTGACCATCGACGACGACACGGGCGTCGGCGTCGGTCAGATCGAGACGCAGTACCTCGACGACTCGGACGTGGACGTCTTCCTGTACGAGCAGGGCTTCCTCGTCCCGTTCGACCAGAACGGCCAGGCTGCCGAGGACAACGAGACGGACGACCAGACCCTCACCATCGAGCAGGGTGACCTCTCGATCGAGTCGCCCGGCAGCACGTACGTCGTCGGGAGCGAGGTGGACGTGAACGGGACGGCCTCCGAGGGCATCGACGACGTCGCCTTCTTCGTCCGCCGACAGAACGACTACCAGCTGCTCCAGATCGACGGCCAGGACACGATCACCGTCGACGCGGACGGCACCTTCGAGGAGGAGGACGTCATCCTCTCGGAGGGTAACGGTCCCGGTAACAACGAACTGTCCCAGCCCGGCACCTACCGCCTCGGCGTGATCGACGCCGGCGGCGTCGGTGGCACCATCGGTCTGGGCTCCGGCGAGATTTCGCGGCTGACGACCTCGGAGTTCAACACGAACACGAGCTCCCAGAAGTCGCTGCGGGTGCTCGACACGGAACTGCAGGCGAGCTTCAAGACCGTCGGCGGCCAGGTGGCCGTCGAGGACAACGAGGTCAACGTCTCCGGGACGGCCTTCGGCTCGCAGCAGGCGACCGTCCTCTTCGTCGGTGAGCGTGGGAACGTGGCGCTTCACTCCGTCAGCGTCGACGACGACAACACGTTCGACGACGATGACCTCACCGTCTCCGAGTCGATCGGCGGGAGCGGTCTCGCCGAGGGCGAGGTCAGCGGTCACGTCCTCATCCCCGGCCGCGACGACCAGTTCGGTGACGGGAGCTTCGACGCGCCGAACGTCGGCTCGACGACCAGCTTCGACACCTTCGTGACGGAGCTGGACAACGACAACTCGGGTCTGACGGGCCAGCAGGTCCGCTCGCGCATCCTCGATGCGACGACCGAGGAAGTCGCGAGCGACGACCGGATGGTCACGACGCGCTTCCGCTACGCGGACGCGCAGACGACCGTCGACACGGTCTACCCCGAAGGCATGGAAGCCTCGGGTGTCAACCCGGTCGGTGTCGACGACACGCTGGTCGCCGAGGGTGGCACGAACCTGCGCCCCGACGACAACTCCATCACCGTCGAACTGCTGACGCAGGACGGCGACTCGGTCGCGCTGACGACGACCGAGGAGTGGTCCTTCGACGGCACCTGGATGGTCTCGCTGGAGCTCGAGGACGTGCAGACCGGCTCGTACATCCTCGAGGCCGACGACAGCTACAACACTGACGTCGTCGAGGTCGAGATCGTCCAGCAGGTGCAGACGGCGACGCCGGAGCCGACGGACACGCCGGCACCGACGCCGACGGACACGCCGGCACCGACGCCGACGGCGACGCCCGAACCGACGCCCGAACCGACGCCGGAGCCGACGCCGACTGACACGCCGACGCCCACCGAGGGCGGCGGTCCCGGCTTCGGTGCCATCGTCGCGGTCATCGCGCTGCTCGCGGCCGCGCTGCTCGCGACCCGGCGCGACGACTGA